The following are encoded together in the Glycine soja cultivar W05 chromosome 5, ASM419377v2, whole genome shotgun sequence genome:
- the LOC114412114 gene encoding ACT domain-containing protein ACR8-like: protein MEWPACTDEYEKLVIRMSTPRVVIDNAVCSTATIVKVDSARKHGILIDAVQVLSDLNLSIKKAYISSDGRWFMDVFHVTDENGDKLTDKSVLSYIEQSLGSIHNAKTNHSNGLTILELTGTDRVGLLSEVFAVLAEQQCDVVDAKVWTHNGRIASLIYVKDSNSGTLIEDSQRISTIEARLRNVLKGDNDIRNAKTSVTNAVLHAERRLHQMMYTDRDYQRNPILKFASVTPIVTVQNWAERGYSVVNIQCKDRVKLLFDVVCNLTDMEYVVFHATIKTTIDQAYLEFYIRHRDGTPISSEPERHRVIQCLQAAVERRAYEGVRLELCTEDRQGLLAEVMRTFRENGMNVTRAEISTIGNMASNVFYVTDAVGYPVDPKIVESVRQKVGLSNLKVKELPLVCHEKAEREDQPVGVGGAVLLCLGSLVRKNLYNLGLIKSCS, encoded by the exons ATGGAGTGGCCAGCATGTACGGATGAGTACGAGAAGCTCGTAATTCGCATGAGCACCCCCAG GGTTGTCATAGACAATGCCGTGTGCTCCACTGCGACAATAGTCAAG GTTGATAGCGCCAGAAAGCATGGGATTCTTATAGATGCTGTACAAGTTCTCTCTGATCTTAACCTTTCAATTAAGAAGGCTTACATTTCTTCTGATGGCAGGTGGTTCATGGATG TTTTCCATGTCACGGATGAAAACGGAGACAAGCTCACAGATAAAAGCGTTTTAAGTTATATTGAACAG TCACTTGGTAGCATTCACAATGCAAAAACCAATCACTCAAACGGTCTCACTATACTTGAATTAACTGGCACTGACCGCGTTGGTCTTCTTTCCGAGGTGTTTGCTGTTCTTGCTGAGCAGCAATGTGACGTGGTTGATGCTAAGGTTTGGACTCACAATGGCCGGATTGCCTCCTTAATCTATGTGAAAGACTCCAATTCTGGGACTCTTATTGAGGACTCTCAGAGAATCAGTACCATTGAAGCACGTTTGAGAAATGTTTTAAAGGGTGACAACGATATTAGGAATGCAAAAACTTCTGTCACTAATGCCGTTTTGCATGCCGAAAGAAGATTACATCAAATGATGTACACTGACCGTGATTACCAGAGGAATCCTATTTTGAAGTTCGCTTCTGTTACCCCAATAGTCACCGTCCAAAATTGGGCAGAAAGGGGTTATTCTGTCGTCAATATTCAGTGCAAGGATCGAGTTAAGCTTTTGTTTGATGTTGTGTGCAATTTGACAGACATGGAGTATGTTGTGTTCCATGCCACTATTAAGACAACAATAGACCAAGCGTATCTG GAGTTTTATATCAGACACAGGGATGGCACCCCAATTAGTTCAGAACCAGAGCGACATCGTGTGATTCAATGCTTGCAAGCTGCAGTGGAGAGAAGGGCGTACGAG GGTGTTAGGCTAGAGTTATGCACCGAAGACAGACAAGGACTTCTAGCAGAGGTGATGAGAACTTTCCGAGAAAATGGGATGAATGTTACACGGGCAGAGATATCTACCATTGGGAACATGGCATCAAATGTATTCTATGTTACAGATGCGGTAGGATACCCAGTTGATCCAAAAATTGTGGAATCTGTAAGGCAGAAAGTAGGATTAAGCAATTTAAAAGTGAAGGAGTTGCCATTGGTATGCCATGAGAAGGCAGAAAGGGAAGATCAACCAGTTGGGGTTGGTGGGGCAGTGTTGCTGTGTCTGGGGAGCCTCGTGAGAAAGAATCTATACAATTTGGGTTTGATAAAATCTTGTTCTTAA